From a single Silene latifolia isolate original U9 population chromosome 6, ASM4854445v1, whole genome shotgun sequence genomic region:
- the LOC141587975 gene encoding uncharacterized protein LOC141587975, whose product MRVDKGGKLSQKFIDPYEILDPIGEVAFRLALPPSLDRVHNVFHVSQLRKYVSDSPHVLEVENIELDEALTYAKVPKEILDRKVRKTKNGEIVLLKMLWSNHNVEEATWEPEEAMRERYPHLF is encoded by the coding sequence ATGAGGGTTGACAAGGGAGGAAAGTTGAGTCAGAAATTCATCgacccttatgagattttggatccgATAGGTGAAGTAGCCTttcggctagctttaccaccatcaCTTGATCGGgtccataatgtgtttcatgtatcacaacttcggaagtatgtgagtgattcACCACATGTACTTGAGGTCGAGAATATTGAGTTGGATGAGGCTCTAACTTATGCAAAGGTTCCTAAAGAGATTTTGGATCGTAAGGTACGCAAGACAAAGAATGGTGAAATCGTCTTGCTTAAGATgctatggtctaatcacaatgtggaagaagccACTTGGGAACCGGAGGAGGcaatgagagagcgctacccacATCTTTTTtag
- the LOC141587977 gene encoding uncharacterized protein LOC141587977, with amino-acid sequence MDTQDEVINNNNSNNNNNNNNDNNTIGGGGQLSIVKGKRTKRQRPQSPIPFRMITANNNNNNSSKSDEGSDICSNNNVVVDDAITTTTTLSEDEEDAYYLGTTTTTSVVSEEEEEMANCLILLAQGPGPTKPQIQPRAALSLFDTNTNFSLATASVPKFTSRKFMETPTTTGKSGYYVYECKTCSKTFPSFQALGGHRASHKKPKNNKDDDRSSVIRKRPSNNNFLSNTTTNIINNNNSLILSSDEEDPPFMKSHVIKHNNSASSLSLQLTNRALYQGNNNLSGKGRVHECSICGAEFSSGQALGGHMRRHRGPVNANNTAVAATPISAVVPIAVEEESPDMLAHMNMPPPANINNNTVNTNTNNNIINNTMLLSLDLDLNLPAPSEDVGDSQRENKFVLESSKKPQLLLQQQPHSQPQQDHPPPPPPPPQHQIIFSSPALVDCHYQF; translated from the coding sequence atggATACTCAGGATGAGgtgatcaacaacaacaacagcaacaacaataacaataacaacaacgataataatacGATAGGCGGAGGGGGCCAATTGTCAATTGTGAAAGGGAAGAGGACAAAAAGGCAAAGGCCTCAATCTCCTATCCCTTTCAGAATGATCACcgccaacaacaacaataataattccTCCAAGAGCGATGAGGGAAGCGACATTTGTAGCAACAACAACGTGGTGGTCGACGATGCCATCACCACAACCACAACATTGTCAGAAGATGAGGAGGACGCGTACTACCTTGgcacaacgacgaccacaagcgTCGTGAGCGAGGAAGAGGAAGAGATGGCTAATTGCTTGATCCTTCTTGCACAAGGGCCGGGACCCACCAAACCCCAAATTCAACCGAGAGCTGCCTTGTCTCTGTTCGATACCAATACCAATTTCTCACTTGCAACAGCATCGGTACCAAAATTCACGAGCCGGAAGTTCATGGAAACGCCAACCACGACCGGAAAGTCGGGTTATTACGTGTATGAGTGCAAAACGTGTAGCAAAACATTCCCGTCATTTCAAGCATTGGGTGGTCACCGTGCAAGCCACAAGAAAccgaaaaacaacaaagatgaTGATCGTAGCAGCGTTATTCGAAAACGACCTTCAAATAACAATTTTCTGAGCAACACAACTACTAACAttattaacaataacaatagttTGATATTATCGTCCGACGAAGaggatcctccatttatgaagaGTCATGTGATTAAACATAACAATTCGGCCTCGTCGCTATCGCTACAGCTTACGAACCGTGCATTGTACCAAGGGAATAACAATCTTAGCGGTAAGGGCAGAGTACATGAGTGTTCCATTTGTGGGGCCGAGTTCTCGTCAGGTCAAGCATTGGGAGGCCACATGAGACGCCACCGGGGGCCAGTCAATGCTAATAATACCGCCGTGGCAGCCACCCCTATTTCTGCGGTGGTTCCCATTGCGGTCGAGGAAGAGTCACCTGACATGCTGGCACACATGAATATGCCCCCTCCCGCCAACATTAACAACAACACcgtcaacaccaacaccaacaacaacattatTAACAACACAATGTTGTTGTCCTTAGATTTGGATCTTAACCTTCCAGCACCAAGTGAAGATGTTGGAGATAGTCAAAGAGAAAATAAGTTTGTACTTGAGTCGTCTAAGAAACCACAACTACTACTACAACAACAACCGCATTCACAACCTCAGCAAGACCATCCTCCACCGCCACCGCCGCCACCACAACACCAAATCATTTTCTCCTCTCCTGCTTTGGTGGATTGTCACTACCAATTTTGA